A genome region from bacterium includes the following:
- a CDS encoding discoidin domain-containing protein: MRFLTILCCFLFLTAASAAGLYAASFTGPVLLQLPGCGEAKPQVFIRAGAGKWQPADVESQDGRLLFRLDPAKLGSSEVMLLVNPPAGLVMDDFAGPRLMGLKVDGRARKVAPVMDLGAMGTPPRRIMAGFGDSQNALQPQGWQARLDGVAWPSPMAASTSNPRQVTLTLNLPPLEYGAHEIALSAADASPQRNVGRYLVRLNYVEKGNVALAALGATVKVDSSFPGYESLVCVNDGIAALSGTSCGNDVTWASLEVPADHWAEVTLPKPAPIKEVTVYWAAYTDVAHTATQFQVQIPDGEGWKAVYSSPAEGEKPGRVTTARFAPVTVSKFRVFTPAGKGSATRPNLLWVAEIKAR, encoded by the coding sequence GCTGGCCTGTATGCCGCCAGCTTCACTGGCCCGGTCCTGCTGCAGTTGCCCGGCTGCGGTGAGGCGAAGCCGCAGGTGTTCATCCGCGCCGGCGCGGGCAAGTGGCAGCCGGCTGACGTGGAGAGCCAGGATGGTCGCCTGCTCTTCCGCCTCGATCCCGCGAAGCTGGGATCATCCGAGGTGATGTTGCTGGTCAACCCGCCGGCCGGGCTGGTGATGGACGACTTCGCGGGCCCGCGCCTGATGGGGCTGAAGGTGGACGGTAGGGCCCGCAAGGTGGCGCCGGTGATGGACCTGGGAGCGATGGGGACGCCGCCGCGGCGCATCATGGCCGGCTTTGGCGACAGCCAGAACGCGCTGCAGCCGCAGGGCTGGCAGGCCCGCCTGGACGGCGTCGCGTGGCCGTCCCCGATGGCCGCCAGCACCTCCAACCCCCGACAGGTCACGCTGACGCTGAACCTACCGCCGCTGGAGTATGGCGCCCACGAGATCGCGCTGTCCGCGGCCGATGCCTCGCCGCAGCGCAACGTCGGCCGCTACCTGGTGCGGCTCAACTACGTCGAGAAGGGCAACGTCGCCCTGGCGGCGCTGGGGGCGACGGTGAAGGTGGACAGCAGCTTCCCCGGCTACGAGTCGCTGGTGTGCGTCAATGACGGCATCGCCGCTCTGTCCGGCACCAGTTGCGGCAATGATGTCACCTGGGCCTCGCTGGAGGTCCCGGCCGACCACTGGGCTGAGGTGACCCTCCCCAAGCCCGCGCCGATCAAGGAGGTCACCGTCTACTGGGCGGCCTACACCGACGTGGCGCACACCGCGACGCAGTTCCAGGTGCAGATCCCCGACGGGGAGGGCTGGAAGGCGGTCTACAGCTCCCCGGCCGAGGGGGAGAAGCCCGGGCGGGTGACGACCGCCCGCTTCGCGCCAGTCACCGTCAGCAAGTTCCGGGTCTTCACGCCCGCCGGCAAGGGCTCCGCGACGCGCCCGAACCTGCTGTGGGTGGCGGAGATCAAGGCGCGCTGA
- a CDS encoding LysE family translocator, translating into MTRIFGLAFLTGFSGAMMPGPLLALTIGQVAATGFMAAIWLITGHALLELLLMLLLVLGLRMVLARPRVRGGIGLIGGAALLYMGIDMVRNAAAVRLGVTQDEAMSVPVLLLAGAAVSLANPYFTGWWATIGVGQLAQTGPQTRREYLAFYLGHELSDYTWYAFVAVLIVAARSWLAGAWYNWLVGSCGVAVAVLALWFLYNGVRLLRPARGAAPPTSSSA; encoded by the coding sequence GTGACACGCATCTTCGGCCTCGCCTTCCTGACCGGCTTCTCCGGCGCCATGATGCCGGGACCGCTGCTGGCCTTGACCATCGGTCAGGTCGCGGCGACCGGCTTCATGGCGGCGATCTGGCTCATCACCGGCCATGCCCTGCTGGAGCTGCTCCTGATGCTCCTGCTGGTGCTGGGGCTGCGGATGGTCCTGGCACGACCCAGAGTACGCGGCGGCATCGGTTTGATCGGCGGGGCGGCCCTGCTCTATATGGGCATAGACATGGTCCGCAACGCCGCCGCCGTCCGGCTGGGCGTGACGCAGGACGAGGCCATGTCGGTGCCGGTGCTGCTGCTGGCCGGGGCGGCGGTCAGCCTCGCCAACCCGTACTTCACCGGCTGGTGGGCCACCATTGGCGTGGGGCAGTTGGCGCAGACCGGCCCGCAGACCCGGCGCGAGTACCTGGCCTTCTATCTGGGCCACGAGTTGTCCGACTACACCTGGTATGCCTTCGTCGCGGTGCTGATCGTCGCGGCGCGTAGCTGGCTGGCGGGGGCCTGGTACAACTGGCTGGTCGGCAGCTGCGGCGTGGCCGTGGCTGTACTGGCCCTGTGGTTCCTGTATAATGGGGTCAGATTGCTGCGGCCCGCACGCGGCGCCGCGCCGCCCACAAGCAGCAGTGCGTAA
- the hisG gene encoding ATP phosphoribosyltransferase, whose protein sequence is MPELRIGLPKGSLQEATIAMFEKAGFRISVDERQYKPHIDDEDLWSVLLRAQEMPTYVADGVLDCGLTGLDWIKERGVEDRIVEVADLIYAKRGMRPYKWVLCVAEDSPYQTVQDLQGKRIATELTHAAETYLSSHGVTAQIEYSWGATEAKCPSLVDAIIEGTETGSTIRANNLRIIDVLFESTTKFIANPDAWADPWKRQKIDNIALLLRGALAAEEKVGLKMNVQQSDLDTVIGQLPALKNPTISPLAGGDWVAVETIVDKRIVRDLILRLKGAGAQGIIEYPLNKIIL, encoded by the coding sequence GTGCCCGAACTCAGAATCGGCCTGCCCAAGGGCAGCCTGCAAGAAGCCACCATCGCCATGTTCGAGAAGGCGGGTTTCCGCATCTCGGTGGACGAGCGCCAGTACAAACCCCACATTGACGACGAGGACCTCTGGAGTGTGCTGCTGCGCGCCCAGGAGATGCCCACCTACGTGGCCGACGGGGTGCTGGATTGCGGCCTGACCGGCCTGGACTGGATCAAGGAGCGCGGCGTCGAGGACCGCATCGTCGAGGTCGCCGACCTGATCTACGCCAAGCGCGGGATGCGGCCGTACAAGTGGGTGTTGTGTGTCGCCGAGGACTCTCCCTACCAGACCGTGCAGGACCTGCAGGGCAAGCGCATCGCCACGGAGCTGACCCATGCGGCCGAGACGTACCTGAGCAGCCACGGCGTGACAGCCCAGATCGAGTACTCGTGGGGCGCCACCGAGGCCAAGTGCCCCTCGCTGGTGGATGCCATCATTGAGGGCACGGAGACCGGCAGCACCATCCGCGCCAACAACCTGCGCATCATTGACGTGCTCTTCGAGTCCACGACCAAGTTCATCGCCAACCCGGACGCCTGGGCGGACCCGTGGAAGCGGCAGAAGATTGACAACATCGCGCTACTGCTGCGCGGGGCTCTGGCCGCGGAAGAGAAGGTCGGCCTGAAGATGAACGTGCAGCAGAGCGATCTGGACACGGTCATCGGGCAGCTCCCGGCGCTCAAGAACCCGACCATCTCGCCCCTGGCGGGCGGGGATTGGGTCGCGGTGGAGACCATCGTGGACAAGAGGATCGTGCGCGACCTGATCCTGCGCCTCAAGGGCGCCGGCGCGCAGGGCATCATCGAGTACCCGCTGAACAAGATCATCCTCTAG
- a CDS encoding sulfatase-like hydrolase/transferase yields the protein MPGSGMNVLLVMMDSVRTDRLGCYGGPGARTPSLDALAARGVRFASAISESTWTLPMALTLCTGLTPREHRAESHRHLPDHLPTLASLMQEAGYATFGGSGNPFVGAGTGLASGFEVFTTPRQGESPAGRLRHSLREALGRGDPGGAVLVECFAEWVRGVSRPWFATLWLNDTHHPYRVPGWLGVQPETAPLSRWQRLRLTDDLRHPRRLALEAPRLGGYFARLHANATTYVDALVGRLAEALSQGNLWDSTLAILAADHGDMLGERGLMGHGPAAGMYQPLIHVPLLLCAPGLDETVSPALVQVADLTYTAAAAAGMADRLPPTAAERVDLRDAACGLGRAAALCERDQLSGARLERERKKTPHFDFAPHLCEMTAVVADGWKLITRRPGPNELYRLADDPGETRNLLAERPDRADFLASLVADYHTRATPHAATVGLERDDAAIVDRRLQDLGYL from the coding sequence ATGCCCGGGTCAGGCATGAATGTCCTCCTGGTCATGATGGATTCTGTGCGCACCGACCGTCTGGGCTGCTACGGCGGGCCCGGTGCACGCACCCCGAGCCTGGATGCTCTGGCCGCACGCGGCGTGCGGTTCGCCAGCGCCATCAGCGAGTCCACCTGGACTCTGCCGATGGCGCTTACGCTTTGTACGGGGCTAACTCCGCGCGAGCACCGCGCCGAGAGCCACCGCCACCTGCCCGATCATCTCCCTACCCTTGCCTCACTCATGCAGGAGGCCGGCTACGCTACCTTCGGGGGCAGCGGCAACCCCTTCGTGGGCGCCGGCACCGGACTGGCGAGTGGGTTCGAGGTCTTCACCACGCCGCGCCAGGGCGAGTCGCCTGCCGGCCGCCTGAGGCACAGTCTTCGCGAGGCGCTGGGGCGGGGCGACCCCGGGGGCGCGGTCCTGGTTGAGTGCTTTGCGGAGTGGGTGCGCGGCGTCAGCCGCCCCTGGTTCGCCACGTTGTGGCTCAACGACACCCACCACCCGTACCGGGTGCCCGGCTGGCTAGGGGTCCAGCCCGAGACGGCGCCTCTGTCGCGGTGGCAGCGCCTGCGTCTGACCGACGACCTCCGCCACCCGCGCCGGCTCGCGCTCGAGGCGCCCCGGCTGGGCGGCTACTTCGCCCGGCTCCATGCCAACGCCACGACCTATGTGGACGCGCTGGTGGGACGGTTGGCCGAGGCGCTGTCGCAGGGGAACCTGTGGGACAGTACGCTCGCCATACTGGCCGCAGACCATGGCGACATGCTCGGCGAGCGCGGGCTGATGGGCCACGGCCCGGCGGCCGGCATGTACCAGCCGTTGATCCACGTGCCTCTGTTGCTGTGCGCCCCCGGGCTCGACGAGACGGTGTCGCCGGCGCTGGTGCAGGTGGCCGACCTCACCTACACCGCCGCCGCCGCGGCAGGGATGGCCGACCGCCTGCCGCCAACTGCCGCCGAGCGCGTAGACCTGCGCGACGCGGCCTGTGGCCTGGGGCGCGCGGCGGCGCTCTGTGAGCGCGACCAACTCAGCGGCGCGCGTCTGGAGCGCGAACGGAAGAAGACGCCACACTTCGACTTTGCACCGCACCTGTGCGAGATGACTGCTGTCGTGGCCGATGGCTGGAAGCTCATCACCCGGCGCCCCGGTCCCAATGAGTTGTACCGCCTGGCGGACGACCCTGGCGAGACGCGGAACCTGCTGGCCGAACGGCCTGACCGCGCCGATTTCCTCGCCAGTCTTGTCGCCGACTACCACACTCGCGCTACGCCGCACGCAGCTACCGTCGGCCTTGAGCGCGACGACGCCGCGATCGTGGACCGGCGTCTGCAAGACCTGGGTTACCTGTAG
- a CDS encoding sulfatase-like hydrolase/transferase, translating to MSSSSPNILLVVLDSVRADRASCTGAGPDVTPHLAALASEGVRFSRATAESTWTLPTALSLLTGLTPREHQGEIARRLSPDVPTLAELLREAGYQTFSATNNLWVTARSGLDRGFDSHRFPPQDRRVASSVVVNVLQPLGLMRSAGGKLVGSFRRWLRHTDGPWFALLWLNDAHHPYPCPPEFLQRFQRRPLPRSRLLSLAQRMRRPRNFAVTATVEDLQDVQALCTGATAYVDSLVGEIVAALAPRHVAEKTLLVVVSDHGDMLGEHGLVGHGAPSGIYQPLIHVPLVVRGPGFTGGSVCPALVQHTDVTQTLAEAAGIADRLPATAGQRLSLLKALGGQGRETAICEREKLGARSLARNREDAPGFDFDRFDCHMAAVIADDWKLITCDNGHSELYHLREDPDEAHDVLSAHPEQAAALRMRLDAFRTRCHPHAAADDLSDAEEEILDRRLQDLGYL from the coding sequence ATGTCGTCATCGTCCCCCAACATCCTGTTGGTCGTGCTGGACTCCGTGCGTGCCGACCGCGCCTCCTGTACCGGGGCAGGGCCGGACGTGACGCCTCATCTGGCTGCCCTGGCGTCCGAGGGCGTGCGCTTCAGTCGTGCCACCGCCGAGTCCACCTGGACGCTGCCGACGGCGCTTTCGCTGCTCACAGGCCTGACCCCGCGCGAGCACCAGGGCGAGATCGCCCGTCGGTTGTCCCCGGACGTGCCTACCCTCGCGGAGTTGCTGCGTGAGGCGGGCTACCAGACCTTCAGCGCCACGAACAACCTGTGGGTGACGGCCCGCAGCGGCCTGGACCGGGGCTTCGACAGCCACCGCTTCCCGCCGCAGGACCGGCGCGTAGCCTCCTCGGTGGTGGTCAACGTGCTGCAGCCGCTGGGGCTGATGCGGTCGGCGGGGGGGAAGCTGGTGGGGAGCTTCCGGCGCTGGCTGCGGCACACGGACGGGCCCTGGTTCGCACTGCTGTGGCTCAACGACGCCCACCACCCGTACCCATGCCCGCCCGAGTTCCTGCAGCGCTTCCAGCGCCGGCCCCTGCCGCGCTCGCGGTTGCTGTCGCTGGCCCAGCGGATGCGCCGCCCCCGCAACTTTGCCGTCACGGCCACCGTCGAGGACCTCCAGGACGTGCAGGCCCTGTGCACCGGCGCGACCGCATACGTGGACAGCCTCGTCGGGGAGATCGTCGCGGCGCTGGCGCCTCGGCACGTCGCGGAGAAGACGCTACTCGTCGTGGTGTCAGACCACGGGGACATGCTGGGCGAGCATGGTCTCGTCGGGCACGGCGCTCCGTCGGGCATCTACCAACCGCTCATCCACGTGCCGCTGGTCGTGCGCGGCCCGGGCTTCACCGGGGGCAGCGTTTGCCCGGCGCTGGTGCAGCACACGGATGTGACGCAGACGCTGGCGGAAGCGGCCGGCATCGCCGACCGCTTGCCGGCGACAGCGGGCCAGCGTCTGAGCCTGCTCAAGGCGCTGGGAGGACAAGGGCGCGAGACGGCCATCTGCGAGCGGGAGAAGCTGGGGGCCAGGAGCCTGGCGCGCAACCGCGAGGATGCGCCGGGGTTCGACTTCGACCGCTTCGACTGCCACATGGCTGCGGTCATCGCGGACGACTGGAAGCTCATCACGTGCGACAACGGCCACTCCGAGCTGTACCACCTGCGCGAAGACCCGGACGAGGCACATGACGTGCTGAGCGCCCACCCCGAGCAGGCTGCGGCGCTGCGGATGCGCCTGGACGCCTTCCGCACCCGTTGCCACCCCCACGCGGCCGCCGACGATCTGAGCGACGCCGAGGAAGAGATCCTGGATCGCCGCCTGCAGGACCTCGGGTATCTGTGA
- a CDS encoding B12-binding domain-containing radical SAM protein gives MSRVLLLSYPGYPSTPAQLVANPWLAHLAGALLEAGHEPLALDFGTVSMMRRLFPEALTAQLKGIVGGMNVAAGLDEKALAVLTDLSARLEAHQAQVEQELVAEVVAAVEGFAPQVVVLELGDGDGFTGTLQMAAALRERFPDLIIAASGRKAAWFRGRVLRAAPQFTAIIHGDPEDAVYDLAEVAAGKMSLPEVTGISYQDGASAIEAERADYALGDLPVPVYAADVYPAMAGDEKIKMGIITESRGCANRCAFCLHPYEDGDHQRLAPAARVVDTMAELQERYGMGVFRLCGASTPGELLRDIAREILQRGLKVQYNSFGHFRNARPEDFATLAQSGLYSLFFGLESGSQEILNRAVHKGIRLERVRENIAACKAAGIFTAASMIVPLPFDTPETLAESLTFVTEVKPDAVPLQFPGLMPGTRWAQEPDKYNIEIEDVEAYLTAFMDYRIKLLFPPPFWTPLPYKVNGMGFQELTGVTMRFAGQLEQAGILTNLSHTLAAIAQSAGMPSRQLRDAAQLWFVTGDAEAVGRMVARANASMIVR, from the coding sequence ATGTCGCGCGTTCTGCTTCTCAGCTACCCGGGGTACCCTTCCACACCTGCCCAACTGGTCGCCAATCCCTGGCTCGCGCATCTGGCCGGGGCGCTCCTGGAGGCCGGGCACGAGCCCCTCGCCCTGGACTTCGGCACGGTCTCGATGATGCGCCGGCTCTTCCCCGAGGCGCTCACGGCGCAGCTTAAGGGCATAGTCGGCGGCATGAACGTCGCCGCCGGCCTGGACGAGAAGGCCCTGGCGGTGCTGACCGACCTGTCGGCGCGACTGGAAGCCCACCAGGCGCAGGTGGAGCAGGAGCTGGTGGCCGAGGTCGTGGCCGCCGTTGAGGGCTTCGCCCCGCAGGTCGTCGTCCTGGAGCTGGGGGACGGCGACGGCTTCACCGGCACGCTGCAGATGGCCGCGGCGCTGCGCGAGCGGTTCCCCGACCTCATCATCGCCGCCAGCGGACGCAAGGCCGCCTGGTTCCGCGGCCGCGTTCTCCGGGCTGCCCCGCAGTTCACCGCGATCATCCACGGCGACCCCGAGGATGCGGTCTACGATCTGGCCGAGGTGGCCGCCGGGAAGATGTCCCTGCCCGAGGTCACGGGCATCTCGTACCAGGACGGCGCCTCCGCCATCGAGGCCGAGCGGGCCGACTACGCCCTGGGCGATCTCCCCGTGCCGGTCTACGCGGCGGACGTCTACCCCGCGATGGCCGGTGATGAGAAGATCAAGATGGGGATCATCACCGAGAGTCGGGGCTGCGCCAATCGCTGCGCCTTCTGCCTGCACCCCTACGAGGACGGTGACCACCAGCGCCTCGCGCCGGCCGCGCGCGTCGTGGACACGATGGCGGAACTGCAGGAGCGCTATGGCATGGGCGTCTTCCGTCTGTGCGGGGCGTCCACGCCGGGCGAGCTGCTGCGTGACATCGCCCGCGAGATCCTCCAGCGTGGCCTGAAGGTGCAGTACAACTCCTTCGGCCATTTCCGCAACGCCCGGCCCGAGGACTTCGCCACGCTGGCGCAGTCGGGCCTGTACTCGCTCTTCTTCGGCCTCGAGTCCGGGTCGCAGGAGATCCTGAACAGGGCGGTGCACAAGGGGATCAGGCTGGAGCGGGTCCGCGAGAACATCGCGGCCTGCAAGGCCGCGGGTATCTTCACCGCCGCCTCGATGATCGTGCCGCTACCCTTCGACACGCCGGAGACTCTGGCCGAGAGCCTCACCTTCGTGACCGAGGTGAAGCCCGATGCGGTGCCGCTGCAGTTCCCCGGCCTGATGCCCGGCACGCGGTGGGCGCAGGAGCCGGACAAGTACAACATCGAGATCGAGGACGTCGAGGCCTACCTGACGGCCTTCATGGACTACCGCATCAAGCTGCTGTTCCCGCCGCCGTTCTGGACCCCGCTGCCGTACAAGGTGAACGGCATGGGCTTCCAGGAGTTGACCGGGGTGACGATGCGGTTCGCCGGGCAGCTCGAACAGGCGGGGATCCTGACGAACCTGTCGCACACGCTGGCGGCCATCGCCCAGTCGGCGGGGATGCCGTCCCGGCAGTTGCGGGATGCAGCGCAGCTATGGTTTGTGACGGGGGACGCCGAGGCGGTGGGGCGGATGGTGGCGCGGGCGAACGCCTCGATGATCGTGCGGTAG
- a CDS encoding Gfo/Idh/MocA family oxidoreductase: MTGRKYGFGVVGCGVISDTHLSAIQSLPNAEVIAVCDTREPAAQAKAEQFGCAWYTDLAEMLKRDDIHVCNVVVPSGLHAKLGIQCAEAGKHVICTKPIDITLERIDALIAAAAANHVLVGATHQSRSYAVYKRLKHAILDGRLGKLLYGNAIVPWYRSEEYYSDGWHGTKKLDGGGALINQSIHTIDLLLWMMGKPVQVFGLADNLGHRSIEVEDCASAVIQFENGAQGVIQGTTCTYKGHPQRLEVHGTQGNVIIAGDELQLWEVEGDETEYHPGEGRTGGSADPKQGMGAEAVQAHAEQIGDLLAAAEEGRQPVLNGQEARRAVELILAIYRASETRQAVTLPLR, from the coding sequence ATGACTGGGCGCAAGTATGGCTTCGGAGTAGTCGGTTGTGGAGTGATCTCGGATACGCACCTGAGCGCGATCCAGTCGCTACCCAACGCCGAGGTCATCGCCGTCTGCGACACACGCGAGCCGGCCGCGCAGGCCAAGGCCGAGCAGTTCGGCTGCGCCTGGTACACCGACCTGGCGGAGATGCTCAAGCGTGATGACATCCATGTGTGCAATGTCGTGGTGCCTTCGGGGCTGCACGCCAAGCTGGGCATCCAGTGCGCCGAGGCCGGCAAGCATGTGATCTGCACCAAGCCGATTGACATTACGCTAGAGCGCATTGATGCCCTCATCGCCGCGGCCGCGGCCAACCACGTACTCGTCGGCGCCACCCACCAGTCCCGCAGCTATGCCGTCTACAAGCGGCTCAAGCACGCCATCCTCGACGGGCGGCTGGGCAAGCTGCTGTACGGCAACGCCATCGTGCCGTGGTACCGCTCCGAGGAGTACTACAGCGACGGCTGGCATGGCACCAAGAAGCTGGACGGGGGCGGGGCGCTCATCAACCAGAGCATCCACACCATTGACCTACTCCTGTGGATGATGGGCAAGCCCGTGCAGGTCTTCGGCCTGGCGGACAACCTGGGCCACCGCAGCATCGAGGTCGAGGACTGCGCCAGCGCCGTCATCCAGTTCGAGAACGGCGCTCAGGGCGTGATTCAGGGCACCACCTGCACCTACAAGGGCCATCCCCAGCGCCTGGAAGTCCACGGCACGCAGGGAAATGTCATCATCGCCGGGGACGAGCTGCAGCTCTGGGAAGTCGAGGGCGACGAGACGGAGTATCATCCGGGTGAGGGACGCACCGGCGGCTCGGCGGACCCCAAGCAGGGCATGGGCGCGGAGGCGGTACAGGCCCATGCCGAGCAGATTGGCGACCTGCTGGCCGCAGCCGAGGAGGGACGCCAGCCGGTGCTCAACGGCCAGGAAGCCCGACGCGCCGTCGAACTGATCCTCGCGATCTACCGCGCCTCGGAGACACGCCAGGCGGTAACGCTGCCGCTCCGGTAG
- a CDS encoding methyltransferase domain-containing protein, translating into MPVDQPWWQVFFDHADSLVLSRFPDPEETREQVAALQRLVPLRHEDAIADICCGMGRHLLPLLAEGYQLVGLDFSPMMLRLAQEGWTAGFPARETKPALRLVQGAAQALPFADRSFDVVLNLFNSFGYLPTDGENQQVLSEAARCLKPGGRFFLDTRNSTHQILYAPYREVVRVGRRHEYVMRCTYDRQGRRLDSHWYDAQDQTRRVHHASIRLYGLEELTAMLEEAGFEVVAQYGAYDGHDFEGWERELLLLCHRRS; encoded by the coding sequence ATGCCTGTGGATCAGCCCTGGTGGCAGGTCTTCTTCGACCACGCCGATTCCCTCGTTCTGTCCCGCTTTCCTGATCCCGAGGAGACGCGCGAACAGGTCGCGGCACTGCAGCGGCTCGTGCCCCTGCGCCACGAGGACGCCATCGCCGACATCTGCTGCGGCATGGGGCGGCACCTGCTGCCGCTCCTGGCCGAGGGCTACCAACTGGTGGGCCTGGACTTCTCGCCGATGATGCTGCGCCTGGCGCAGGAGGGCTGGACCGCGGGCTTCCCAGCCCGCGAGACAAAGCCCGCGCTCCGGCTCGTCCAGGGCGCCGCCCAGGCCCTGCCCTTCGCCGACCGGTCCTTCGACGTGGTCCTGAACCTGTTCAACAGCTTCGGCTATCTGCCGACCGACGGCGAGAACCAGCAGGTGCTCAGCGAGGCGGCCCGCTGCCTGAAGCCCGGCGGGCGCTTCTTCCTCGACACCCGCAACAGCACCCACCAGATCCTGTATGCCCCCTACCGCGAGGTCGTTCGCGTCGGCCGCCGCCACGAGTACGTCATGCGCTGCACGTACGACCGGCAGGGCCGCCGGCTCGACTCCCACTGGTACGACGCGCAGGATCAGACCCGCCGGGTTCATCACGCCTCCATTCGCCTCTACGGGCTGGAGGAGCTGACCGCGATGCTGGAGGAGGCGGGGTTCGAGGTCGTGGCCCAGTACGGCGCCTATGACGGCCACGACTTCGAGGGCTGGGAGCGGGAACTGCTGTTGCTGTGCCACAGGCGCAGCTAG
- a CDS encoding response regulator, whose translation MSQSADRILLIDDDPILLRVSAEVLHRQGHEIVTAGSGQEGLRLLEQQPFAAAILDIVLPDTDGLTVLKAIKATDPDVVVLLVTGYASLDTAIEALRCGAYDYLRKPFANADLVRIVQRGLEQRRLALTNRRLLDELNAINRDLMERVSLATDELTAFVRLGREFEEAGAPLHMLERVLRAAAQLTSAAHCGLFQRGHDGRVTCLSAVGERAGELKPLELSEERIVQEALATEKPVIQSHLLGDPATATGPLALAGFAAALVVPLPGLAETTGALVLLDGEKEFTERQASLVKVMAAHAAEIIPAVSAAPRSAMAANDEFVDLQDLLGRGS comes from the coding sequence ATGTCGCAGTCGGCCGACCGCATTCTCCTGATTGACGATGACCCCATCCTGCTCCGCGTGAGCGCGGAGGTGCTGCACCGCCAGGGCCATGAGATCGTGACCGCCGGCAGCGGCCAGGAGGGCCTGCGCCTGCTGGAGCAGCAACCCTTCGCGGCCGCCATCCTCGACATCGTCCTCCCCGACACTGACGGTCTCACCGTCCTCAAGGCCATCAAGGCCACCGACCCCGATGTCGTCGTGCTGCTCGTCACCGGCTATGCCAGCCTCGATACGGCGATCGAGGCCCTGCGCTGCGGCGCCTACGACTACCTGCGCAAGCCCTTCGCCAACGCCGACCTGGTGCGGATCGTGCAGCGCGGCCTGGAGCAGCGCCGACTCGCCCTCACCAACCGCCGCCTGCTCGACGAACTCAACGCCATCAACCGTGACCTGATGGAGCGGGTGAGCCTGGCCACCGATGAGCTGACGGCCTTCGTCCGGCTGGGGCGGGAGTTCGAGGAGGCCGGCGCGCCGCTGCACATGCTCGAGCGCGTCCTGCGGGCTGCGGCCCAGCTCACCAGCGCGGCCCACTGCGGGCTCTTCCAGCGCGGCCACGACGGGCGCGTGACGTGCCTCAGTGCCGTGGGCGAGCGGGCGGGTGAACTCAAACCCCTGGAGCTGTCTGAAGAGCGCATAGTCCAGGAGGCTCTCGCGACTGAGAAGCCGGTCATTCAGTCGCATCTCCTCGGCGACCCGGCGACAGCCACCGGTCCGCTGGCCCTGGCCGGCTTCGCCGCTGCGCTGGTCGTGCCGCTGCCCGGCCTGGCCGAGACGACCGGCGCCCTGGTGTTGCTGGACGGCGAGAAGGAGTTCACGGAGCGCCAGGCCAGCCTGGTGAAGGTCATGGCGGCCCATGCCGCGGAGATCATCCCGGCCGTCAGCGCCGCTCCCCGCTCCGCCATGGCGGCCAACGACGAGTTCGTAGACCTGCAAGATCTCCTGGGCCGGGGTTCGTGA
- a CDS encoding acylphosphatase yields MRLHAIVSGRVQGVGFRTFVLSEARRLGVRGLVRNLRGDQVEAVAEGERAQLERLAAALRQGPPAARVTHVQVSWGEPTGSFTSFSVQPSAWA; encoded by the coding sequence ATGCGCCTCCATGCCATTGTATCCGGGAGGGTACAAGGGGTTGGCTTCCGCACCTTCGTGTTGAGCGAGGCCCGGAGGCTTGGCGTCAGGGGCCTGGTGCGCAACCTGCGTGGCGACCAGGTGGAGGCCGTGGCCGAGGGTGAGCGCGCCCAACTCGAGCGCCTGGCCGCAGCGTTGCGTCAGGGGCCGCCGGCGGCGCGAGTGACCCATGTGCAGGTGTCGTGGGGTGAGCCGACCGGGAGCTTCACGAGCTTCTCCGTCCAGCCGTCAGCCTGGGCCTAG